TGTTATTCGCTCAGTGATCGAGCCGAGGAGGCGGTGTAAGGCGATGCCTGTTACAAGGGCATCGCCTAAACCTCCGAGATGAAAGCCAAGGAAATGGAATTGATGGTCGCGGTGCGACCTTGCAAACGCTGGGATCTACCGGGTATGCCAGAAGGCGGGCTGCTAGATCTGATCGAAACGGCCATAACCAAAATTCGTCCAGGGTTGAGCATCATTTCCAGCTTATCTAGACCCAGTCGAACAGAGGCAATAGCAGCAGTTCGGCTTTCAGAAGACCCGACATGAGCGTTCTGGCCAAATTGGCTACATCCGAACAAGTTTCTGGTGTGCTTAAACTTTTACACACATCCTTATAGCAAGCACAGAGAAGCTAAACGTAACAGCAAAAGTGATCAAAAAAGCCACAGAAGTAATTCAGAGAAAAAACAACTTTTCTTGCTCACAGCTGCTGCTCATCCCCAATTTCTCCAGATTTTCTGAGGCAAATGTATGTCATTTTTGTCTGGAGCGGGTCATTGGCCATGGTGATAGAGGGTAATGATATTTAATTGATAAAATTAATATTTTTTGGGTTGATCGTTGAAGGTTAAAGTTTATTGGTACGTGATGGATTATGGATGATTAGGCTTTAGTTCGTAAAATGCACTAGTGATCCCAACTCAATTAAAGAGTTGAGATGGCTGGAATATGTTACGCCTGCTAGTCAAAAAATCGTTTTTTCGTAAGTATCAACTAATTGATGGGTTCTAAAGATGGCAAGGAGGCTAAGCCTCCCCGCCAGAAGAGCTCAGGTTGAATCGGTGTGAGCGACGGTGCGTTCGCTTGGATTTGGGCCACATCCGTGGGCCAGTCGCGGGGGCCATCACCGCCCGACTCGAAATCTTCGACGGCTTCACCGGCCAACCAGTAATAGGTGCGGCCACGGGGGTCGACCCGAGGACTGAACTGTTCGTCGTAGCGTCGGATCGACAGGCGGGTCCAGCTCAGTTTCCCCATGGCCTCCGGCTTGCAGGGGGGGACGTTGAGATTGAGCAAGAGATTCTCTGGCCATCGATCGGCCAGGGCTGCTTCCGCCACCTCGATGGCCAAGTTGGCGGCGGCTTGGAATTCTCTCCACTGAAAACAGGCGCTGCTCACGGCCATCGCCGGCAGGCCCTCCAGCGTGCCCTCCATGGCCGCTGCCACGGTTCCGGAGCAAAACACATCGGTGCCGAGGTTGGGGCCGTGGTTGATCCCC
This portion of the Synechococcus sp. ROS8604 genome encodes:
- the surE gene encoding 5'/3'-nucleotidase SurE, producing the protein MAPLRILISNDDGVFADGIRSLAAAAAAAGHQVTVVCPDQERSATGHGLTLQTPIRAERADELFEPGIQAWACSGTPADCMKLALFELLPEKPDLVLSGINHGPNLGTDVFCSGTVAAAMEGTLEGLPAMAVSSACFQWREFQAAANLAIEVAEAALADRWPENLLLNLNVPPCKPEAMGKLSWTRLSIRRYDEQFSPRVDPRGRTYYWLAGEAVEDFESGGDGPRDWPTDVAQIQANAPSLTPIQPELFWRGGLASLPSLEPIN